From a region of the Nonlabens dokdonensis DSW-6 genome:
- a CDS encoding EamA family transporter — translation MIWLILSIATSSLLYVIFKYFQVFKVNTLHAIIVNYVVACFTGLVAYGSVPTVESIETAAWLPYALILGALFIFMFNMMALTSQRNGLSVAAVASKMSLVIPVIAGIWMYNESLSTLKVIGILLALVSVYLTSVKNKNNLRINKKLLILPLILFLGSGIIDTTIKYAENTHVPDGEEPIFSAMCFAMAFLVGIVLLIREATQKRFLNLRSVLAGLILGVPNYFSIYFLIKTLKAGLESSVVYPINHVGTVLLTSLLGILLFKEKLIPKNYIGILVAIIAIVMIAFAKA, via the coding sequence ATGATTTGGTTAATTTTAAGTATTGCCACATCGAGTTTGCTTTATGTGATTTTTAAATATTTTCAAGTGTTTAAGGTCAACACGCTTCATGCAATAATTGTAAATTATGTAGTAGCATGTTTTACTGGTCTAGTTGCCTATGGAAGCGTTCCTACAGTGGAGAGTATTGAAACTGCAGCATGGTTACCTTATGCGCTTATTTTGGGAGCATTATTCATCTTTATGTTTAATATGATGGCTCTAACGAGTCAAAGGAATGGCCTTTCTGTAGCAGCAGTGGCGAGCAAAATGTCATTAGTCATACCAGTGATTGCAGGAATATGGATGTACAACGAGAGTTTGAGCACCCTAAAAGTTATAGGTATCTTACTTGCCTTAGTCTCGGTTTACCTTACTTCTGTTAAAAATAAAAATAATCTTAGAATCAATAAAAAACTATTGATTTTACCGCTTATTTTATTTTTAGGAAGTGGGATTATAGACACAACAATCAAGTATGCCGAAAACACGCATGTACCAGATGGAGAAGAACCTATTTTTAGCGCTATGTGTTTTGCCATGGCGTTTCTAGTTGGAATTGTTCTTTTAATAAGAGAGGCGACTCAAAAAAGGTTTCTCAATTTAAGATCGGTTCTAGCTGGTTTAATTCTAGGAGTACCCAATTACTTTTCAATTTATTTTTTGATCAAAACATTGAAAGCAGGACTTGAAAGCAGCGTGGTATACCCTATTAATCACGTAGGAACGGTACTCTTAACATCGTTGTTGGGCATTTTACTTTTTAAAGAAAAACTAATTCCCAAAAACTATATTGGTATTTTAGTTGCCATTATTGCTATTGTTATGATCGCTTTCGCGAAAGCGTAA
- a CDS encoding GNAT family N-acetyltransferase, with translation MKIRKILPEDNQAIKEIIQVSILEHGAPKIGTAYSDAATQAMYEQYQKPRRTYYVVEIDGVVVGGAGIAPLDNYNGNVSELQKMYFKPEVRGKGYGKKLMMICLERAKELQFESVYLETMDNMYDAQGLYKHVGFKLLDGPLGDTGHFSCPVQMILKF, from the coding sequence ATGAAAATTCGCAAAATTCTTCCTGAAGATAACCAAGCTATCAAAGAGATTATCCAAGTCTCTATTTTAGAACATGGCGCACCCAAAATAGGAACCGCTTACAGCGATGCGGCAACACAAGCGATGTATGAACAATACCAAAAACCTCGCAGAACTTATTATGTAGTAGAAATTGATGGAGTAGTGGTAGGTGGCGCTGGGATAGCACCACTAGATAATTACAACGGTAATGTGAGCGAACTTCAAAAGATGTATTTTAAACCTGAAGTACGCGGTAAAGGTTACGGTAAGAAATTAATGATGATTTGCCTAGAACGAGCCAAGGAATTACAATTTGAAAGTGTTTACTTAGAAACCATGGATAATATGTACGATGCCCAAGGTTTATATAAACACGTCGGTTTTAAATTACTCGATGGTCCATTAGGCGATACTGGTCACTTTTCGTGTCCAGTTCAGATGATTTTAAAATTCTGA
- the ribD gene encoding bifunctional diaminohydroxyphosphoribosylaminopyrimidine deaminase/5-amino-6-(5-phosphoribosylamino)uracil reductase RibD, which translates to MTIHEKYMQRCLQLAQNGLGTTYPNPLVGSVIVSENDEILGEGWHKKSGEPHAEVNAVLDAVKNGYGEDAFAKAVLYVNLEPCSHTGKTPPCASMIIQKGFKKVAVGTLDPHDKVAGKGVALLKEAGIDVVVGILENKCNELNKRFFTFHRKQRPYVILKWAETSDGFIAPATKNEQKPVWITNANSRQLSHQLRAQENAILVGAKTVIDDNPSLTCRDWNGENPLRVVLDSRNSITSNYQVMDDAAPTLKLQLSSNDTLEILNSLYQNNIQSVIIEGGTTTIQSFIDAGLWDEAYQFMGTEVLFHKGLKGPLLKGNYHIHKREMIQNDVLKIYRNI; encoded by the coding sequence ATGACTATTCACGAGAAATACATGCAGCGCTGCTTGCAACTGGCACAAAATGGATTGGGAACTACCTATCCTAATCCGCTGGTGGGAAGTGTGATTGTTTCTGAAAATGATGAAATTCTTGGTGAAGGATGGCACAAAAAATCTGGAGAACCGCATGCTGAAGTCAACGCGGTGCTGGATGCAGTAAAGAATGGTTATGGTGAAGACGCTTTCGCGAAAGCGGTATTATATGTCAACCTAGAACCTTGCTCACATACTGGAAAAACGCCGCCTTGTGCATCTATGATCATACAAAAAGGCTTTAAAAAAGTGGCTGTAGGAACACTAGATCCACACGATAAAGTAGCCGGAAAAGGTGTTGCATTATTGAAAGAAGCTGGGATTGATGTCGTAGTAGGTATTTTAGAAAATAAATGTAACGAGCTCAATAAACGATTCTTTACATTTCACCGAAAACAACGTCCTTACGTCATCTTAAAATGGGCCGAAACATCTGATGGTTTTATCGCACCAGCAACTAAGAACGAACAAAAACCAGTATGGATCACAAATGCAAATTCTAGGCAATTATCCCACCAACTGAGAGCTCAGGAAAATGCGATTTTAGTAGGTGCTAAAACGGTTATCGATGACAATCCATCGCTTACTTGTCGAGACTGGAATGGAGAGAACCCTTTGCGAGTTGTTCTAGATTCTAGAAATAGCATCACATCTAACTATCAAGTTATGGATGATGCTGCGCCCACTTTAAAGCTTCAACTAAGTTCTAATGACACGCTAGAGATTCTCAATAGTCTTTATCAAAACAACATTCAATCTGTTATTATAGAAGGTGGAACTACTACCATTCAATCATTTATTGATGCTGGTTTATGGGATGAGGCTTATCAGTTTATGGGAACTGAAGTTTTGTTTCACAAAGGCTTAAAAGGTCCTCTTTTAAAAGGTAATTATCATATTCACAAACGTGAAATGATTCAAAATGATGTTTTAAAGATATACCGTAACATATGA
- the prmC gene encoding peptide chain release factor N(5)-glutamine methyltransferase: MTLNQVKSLYQEQLKSLYPENEIHSILQIVCEDLLNWSRSDFMIKDREELSHLQEEILQTSLRELRTSKPVQYITGKAHFYGHEFSVNEHTLIPRQETEELVDMIIKDHKAETYLNIIDIGTGTGCIGLSLKAAKPDCIITLMDVSEEALVIAQLNANHIKTPVKTILQDVLALDELPEEYDVIVSNPPYVRNMEKEEIHSNVLEHEPHLALFVEDHDPLIFYSKILKLAQKALKTEGILYLEINQYLPEEMKKIARGLGFDSEVFQDLNGNNRMMKCVRS, encoded by the coding sequence ATGACATTAAATCAAGTAAAATCACTTTATCAAGAACAACTTAAATCTCTTTATCCAGAAAATGAGATTCATAGCATTTTACAAATCGTTTGTGAAGACTTATTGAACTGGTCACGCTCTGATTTTATGATCAAGGATCGAGAAGAACTGAGTCATCTTCAAGAAGAAATATTACAAACGTCTTTAAGAGAACTGCGTACTTCAAAACCTGTTCAATACATCACAGGAAAAGCTCATTTTTATGGTCATGAGTTTTCTGTAAACGAACACACTTTGATTCCGCGTCAGGAAACAGAAGAACTGGTTGATATGATCATCAAAGATCATAAAGCAGAAACTTATTTGAATATTATAGACATAGGAACAGGAACTGGATGTATAGGATTATCACTTAAAGCAGCAAAGCCTGATTGTATAATCACATTGATGGATGTTTCTGAAGAAGCACTCGTTATTGCTCAATTAAATGCAAATCATATAAAAACTCCAGTAAAAACGATTCTGCAAGATGTCTTGGCTTTAGATGAATTGCCTGAGGAATATGATGTCATCGTGAGCAATCCACCGTATGTGAGGAATATGGAGAAAGAAGAAATTCATTCTAATGTGTTAGAGCATGAGCCACACCTTGCCTTATTTGTAGAAGATCATGATCCACTGATCTTCTACTCTAAGATTTTAAAGCTGGCTCAAAAAGCTTTGAAAACTGAAGGGATTTTATATCTTGAAATCAATCAGTACTTACCAGAAGAGATGAAAAAAATAGCTCGAGGACTGGGTTTTGATTCTGAAGTTTTTCAAGATTTGAATGGTAATAATAGAATGATGAAGTGTGTTAGAAGTTGA